A part of Halobacillus shinanisalinarum genomic DNA contains:
- a CDS encoding LptM family lipoprotein, whose translation MKRRWIGGLAGLLLAFILAGCGATGQVESLSPEEMESYIKDKEKAYILLNNTEDKEERKANIKLVEETIESINVMEINAKSKDMLDNGLKPKDLGLKDIQFGTLGIYKDGTLEEYVSLRNADHPTEDEKEKALQQFIDNINS comes from the coding sequence ATGAAGAGACGATGGATCGGTGGTTTGGCTGGATTACTGTTGGCCTTTATCCTCGCAGGTTGTGGAGCCACAGGTCAAGTCGAGTCTTTATCACCAGAAGAAATGGAAAGTTACATTAAAGATAAAGAAAAAGCTTATATATTGCTTAATAATACTGAAGATAAAGAAGAGCGTAAGGCAAATATTAAGCTTGTAGAAGAAACCATTGAATCTATTAATGTGATGGAAATAAACGCTAAGTCAAAAGATATGCTTGATAATGGTTTAAAACCTAAAGATTTAGGCCTAAAGGATATTCAATTTGGTACTTTAGGTATTTATAAGGACGGAACTTTAGAGGAATATGTATCTTTAAGAAATGCCGATCATCCTACCGAAGATGAAAAGGAGAAGGCACTTCAACAATTTATTGACAATATAAACTCTTAA
- a CDS encoding DnaD domain-containing protein, translating into MQGWIKLHRKILHSEIFENEKMLKVFIYCLTKSSHKEAETRVGRQKVQLEPGQFIFGRKKASAELNMNESTVRDYLKILQEDGVITIHSTNKYSVITVDNWAIYQSNEEDDDNKTTPESQQKDSPLPSKGQQKDTFKNEQELKEVKNVEEFIPTSTTGHAQGDAIQFYQTNFGMIRPQISEELLTWIEDLGEQMVIEAMKRSLDRNKPSWGYVKSILHSWVNKGVESLDQAQGEEVEYKNQQNSRASFSKRPYNQEVLPEWFKPRDRQQTDEKPKEQPSLESTARTIELGIKLKRSLEDILEAIDYRYDLSKGDIIAISEGRRSAIQILQFKSNLRIVGDP; encoded by the coding sequence TTGCAAGGGTGGATAAAATTACATCGAAAGATCCTTCATAGTGAAATATTTGAGAATGAAAAGATGTTGAAGGTTTTTATATACTGTTTAACAAAATCAAGTCATAAGGAAGCAGAAACAAGGGTAGGAAGACAGAAGGTTCAACTGGAGCCTGGTCAATTTATCTTTGGCAGAAAAAAAGCTTCTGCCGAATTAAATATGAATGAATCAACAGTTCGAGATTATCTGAAAATCTTACAGGAGGACGGTGTAATAACCATCCATTCCACCAACAAATATAGTGTTATAACCGTTGACAACTGGGCAATCTATCAATCTAACGAAGAAGATGACGACAACAAAACAACACCAGAAAGCCAGCAAAAAGACAGCCCCCTACCATCAAAAGGACAGCAAAAAGACACATTCAAGAATGAACAAGAACTTAAAGAAGTTAAGAATGTAGAAGAATTTATACCTACTTCTACAACTGGGCACGCACAGGGGGATGCGATTCAATTTTATCAAACTAACTTTGGCATGATTCGTCCTCAAATCTCTGAGGAGCTCTTAACTTGGATTGAGGATCTTGGAGAGCAAATGGTTATTGAAGCCATGAAACGTTCTTTGGACCGCAATAAACCAAGCTGGGGCTATGTCAAAAGTATTCTCCACTCTTGGGTGAACAAAGGTGTGGAAAGTCTTGATCAGGCTCAGGGTGAAGAGGTTGAGTATAAAAATCAGCAAAATAGCCGGGCTTCGTTCTCCAAACGACCATATAACCAAGAAGTCTTGCCAGAGTGGTTTAAACCACGTGACCGACAACAAACAGACGAAAAACCGAAGGAACAACCAAGTCTTGAGAGTACGGCCCGAACCATTGAACTTGGAATAAAGTTAAAACGATCTCTAGAGGATATTCTTGAAGCAATTGATTACAGGTACGACCTATCAAAAGGGGATATTATTGCTATTAGTGAAGGGAGAAGATCAGCAATACAAATCTTACAATTCAAATCAAATCTAAGGATTGTAGGGGACCCCTGA
- a CDS encoding helix-turn-helix transcriptional regulator produces the protein MNFGQALKQLRARQGLTQEQVAHDLNISKQLVSHVETGRRRLHEEIARKSLSCYDDPIYAMNVMYEFSNGFTAPQLTGTSIEWHRLCIKEITVREMEKALAILNEVSLCKPPKEADWEERKRIASAVDELLDTEIAISNMKVILASEYSISLRKHMSRKIPDWKEKGWIRGQI, from the coding sequence ATGAACTTTGGACAAGCTTTAAAACAACTAAGAGCAAGGCAAGGACTCACACAGGAACAAGTTGCTCATGACTTAAACATCAGTAAGCAGTTAGTATCACATGTAGAAACAGGAAGACGAAGGCTACATGAAGAAATAGCAAGAAAATCACTAAGTTGCTATGACGATCCCATTTACGCTATGAACGTTATGTATGAATTCTCAAATGGTTTTACAGCACCTCAACTTACTGGGACAAGCATTGAATGGCATCGGTTATGTATTAAGGAAATTACTGTTAGAGAAATGGAAAAGGCTTTGGCTATTCTAAATGAAGTCAGCCTATGTAAACCACCGAAGGAAGCAGACTGGGAAGAGAGAAAGAGGATCGCTAGCGCGGTTGATGAGCTCCTAGACACTGAAATCGCTATAAGTAATATGAAAGTAATTTTAGCCTCTGAGTATTCGATTTCATTAAGAAAACATATGAGTAGAAAAATTCCAGATTGGAAAGAGAAGGGCTGGATTAGGGGACAGATTTAA
- a CDS encoding helix-turn-helix transcriptional regulator, producing the protein MRIKLKSVRLEKGLKDVDSLAGKIGISASYYYKIEKGSRNPGIDLAKKIADELDHTVDDLFLNPDLDTSSNDVV; encoded by the coding sequence TTGAGAATTAAACTTAAGTCTGTTCGCTTGGAAAAAGGCTTGAAGGATGTAGATTCATTAGCAGGAAAGATTGGTATTTCGGCATCGTATTATTACAAGATTGAAAAGGGATCTCGAAATCCTGGTATTGATTTAGCGAAAAAAATTGCAGATGAATTAGATCACACTGTTGATGATCTTTTTTTAAATCCAGATTTGGACACTTCGTCCAATGATGTTGTTTAG
- a CDS encoding helix-turn-helix domain-containing protein, whose product MDFHKRLTLLRKKKKLSREDLAKKLELSYSAISKYESGNRQPDYNTLREISDFFNCSIDYLLGKEQYQYNDTHSNFDPIRETNNLFIKYGVEDAGFWDIEKWKEMSPEDIRSLEDYFDYLYNKSRDKNLKSKDHKEVDDI is encoded by the coding sequence ATGGATTTTCATAAAAGGTTAACGCTTTTGAGGAAGAAAAAGAAATTATCTAGAGAAGACCTTGCAAAGAAACTTGAATTATCTTACTCAGCAATTTCAAAATATGAATCTGGCAATCGTCAACCTGACTATAATACACTGAGGGAAATTTCTGACTTCTTTAACTGCTCAATTGATTACTTATTAGGAAAAGAGCAATATCAATATAACGATACTCACAGTAACTTTGATCCTATTAGGGAAACGAATAACCTCTTTATAAAATACGGAGTTGAGGATGCGGGTTTTTGGGATATTGAAAAATGGAAAGAGATGTCTCCTGAAGATATTCGTAGTTTAGAGGATTATTTTGATTATTTATATAATAAGAGTAGGGATAAAAATCTTAAGAGTAAAGATCATAAAGAGGTTGATGATATTTAA
- a CDS encoding ImmA/IrrE family metallo-endopeptidase: protein MYFPTYTTTHLEDWVSDWYLKLHITIPSQLMAYTIARKYETFLHRKPVSPHYEVFGRFRAITVDSRRTKEVQREQFYHEFCHLLRHVGKQTMMPPAFRELQERDARHFTFYAALPYHMISQYDINNPNLLDQWVKDFRVTTELCRKRLQQIKERENRYILNKQ from the coding sequence TTGTATTTTCCAACTTATACAACAACCCATTTAGAGGATTGGGTCTCGGATTGGTATTTAAAATTACATATAACTATACCCTCACAACTCATGGCTTATACCATCGCTCGGAAGTACGAAACTTTTTTACACCGTAAGCCTGTATCCCCACACTATGAAGTGTTTGGAAGGTTCCGGGCCATCACGGTGGATTCAAGGCGCACTAAAGAAGTTCAACGTGAGCAATTTTATCATGAGTTTTGTCATCTTCTTAGACATGTAGGGAAACAAACCATGATGCCTCCTGCATTTCGTGAGCTCCAGGAACGAGATGCCCGGCATTTTACTTTTTATGCAGCCCTTCCCTACCATATGATTTCTCAATACGATATTAACAACCCTAACCTACTAGATCAGTGGGTAAAAGATTTTAGAGTGACAACTGAGCTTTGTAGGAAACGCCTTCAGCAGATTAAAGAAAGGGAAAATCGATATATATTGAATAAACAATGA
- a CDS encoding helix-turn-helix domain-containing protein, translated as MKEDGYRPTQILTKREREVFELLVQDKTTKEIASELFISEKTVRNHISNAMSTICKP; from the coding sequence GTGAAGGAAGACGGCTACAGGCCAACACAAATTCTAACCAAGCGGGAGCGAGAAGTTTTCGAGCTTCTAGTGCAAGACAAAACAACAAAGGAAATTGCAAGTGAACTGTTCATTTCTGAGAAAACAGTTCGCAATCACATTTCCAATGCTATGAGTACCATTTGCAAACCGTAA
- a CDS encoding response regulator transcription factor, whose translation MTRILIVDDHPAVGAGTKAMLEQEENMKVDVTDRANQVETLMKKQAYDILLLDLYMPGISGVDLAKKLKKDAPDLTILIYTGFDLNTHFNMLVEANINGFVSKTATSDQLVTSIRCALRDEVVIPLHLFKQLRRSEASINQPTDKKQATGPSLNEKEQSILKEVASGLTNREIAQSLHMSQRSVEYTLTGIFNKLAVKSRTEALFKAQERGLVSKS comes from the coding sequence ATGACACGGATTTTAATCGTTGACGATCATCCTGCTGTGGGGGCAGGAACAAAGGCTATGCTTGAGCAAGAGGAAAATATGAAAGTAGATGTAACCGACAGAGCAAATCAAGTAGAAACATTAATGAAGAAACAGGCTTATGACATCTTGCTTCTAGATTTATACATGCCTGGTATCAGTGGTGTAGACCTAGCTAAAAAACTTAAAAAAGATGCCCCGGATTTGACCATTTTAATCTATACAGGATTTGATTTAAATACACATTTTAATATGCTTGTTGAAGCAAACATAAACGGGTTCGTTAGTAAGACAGCGACTAGTGACCAGTTAGTTACATCGATTCGTTGTGCGCTAAGAGATGAAGTCGTCATCCCACTTCACTTATTCAAACAGCTTAGAAGATCAGAGGCTAGTATCAATCAACCTACTGACAAAAAACAAGCGACTGGCCCTTCTTTAAATGAAAAGGAACAATCAATCCTTAAGGAAGTGGCATCAGGATTGACTAATCGCGAAATTGCTCAATCTTTGCATATGTCTCAACGTAGTGTTGAATACACTCTAACAGGTATTTTTAATAAATTAGCAGTGAAGTCACGTACCGAAGCGTTATTTAAAGCACAAGAGCGTGGACTCGTGTCTAAGTCATAA
- a CDS encoding sensor histidine kinase produces the protein MRVLSWKQTLLVLFIILSACYITMISVTQPFIGIELEQNRNNEWIITQVKGDSWADEKMIPIGAELTSVEGSIPDEHYTVRMFQELENAKVFTVENAGEKVTYSSINESTFLHWTLFIILPLLFLCATFWISKIVQSKVAKRFSANQLMLFFLLIALGYLSNSGAVRDDLYSIFLNSILFLLSPVVLIHFLYNYFSELRVHWFSKKIYQILYILVTLVTVAESYFLITVRYPAFFYPVPGTMLLMLYIVLFFIIFKGLSIYKDTSVGTVFKYIGVGMSVAFFPYIFLYLTPALTIHAKIIPLEIAALFLIALPVTFMYLVTRERLIDIHFVIGRLRYYALISALPGVLIPIIISMIVEKDLTMIEHLQVYLTTHFLLIILLSIKEILDFRLQKFLFVARYSYQESMHRISKEMKDQSNAVDLMKVMRKEIGNVLKVRDMYIYSIHNERKMYCVYDPIPADILCHFDDYFPNRHYDVGTILETDKGFGVIVGFTLDKITMLWCRGKKDYTSLNRDEKTYLQTIAQNANIAIENMNLIADLVKELRTLRSDQTHKYPTWLSRLLFTIAENQRKQLSIDLHDTVLQEQLYLYRRMDDLMNKRADLPKTLDAELSMYKESLLDNIHLIRETCNELRPAFIEEIGLVHSLETLIEQYQLRSNFTVYFTSEGFNAKLDQEHVLAIFRIIQELLTNAMKHSNAKIVKLSLSNNHHQVILLYSDDGKGMDYSFQRDLFSHIGLSGIEQRVNGLNGYLKIETALDEGFKSIITFPNKATKEVEV, from the coding sequence ATGCGTGTGTTAAGTTGGAAGCAAACGTTACTGGTTTTATTTATTATCCTCTCAGCATGTTATATTACAATGATATCAGTGACTCAACCCTTTATAGGGATTGAACTAGAGCAAAATAGGAATAATGAATGGATCATTACTCAGGTCAAAGGAGATAGTTGGGCTGATGAGAAGATGATTCCTATTGGTGCCGAACTAACATCAGTTGAAGGATCAATCCCCGATGAGCATTACACGGTTCGAATGTTTCAAGAGTTAGAGAATGCCAAGGTATTTACAGTTGAGAATGCGGGTGAGAAGGTAACTTATTCATCAATAAATGAATCAACTTTCTTACATTGGACATTGTTTATTATTTTACCTCTATTATTTCTATGTGCGACATTTTGGATCTCCAAGATTGTGCAGAGTAAAGTGGCTAAACGCTTCTCTGCAAACCAGCTTATGCTGTTCTTTCTGTTAATTGCGCTTGGTTATCTAAGTAATAGTGGGGCTGTACGTGATGACTTATATAGTATCTTTCTCAATTCCATATTGTTTTTACTATCGCCAGTCGTGCTCATTCATTTTCTTTATAATTATTTCTCGGAGCTTAGAGTACATTGGTTCTCGAAAAAAATCTATCAAATATTATATATCCTCGTTACTCTGGTTACAGTTGCAGAAAGTTACTTTCTAATAACAGTTAGGTATCCAGCTTTCTTTTACCCTGTCCCTGGAACAATGCTTCTTATGCTTTATATCGTTTTATTTTTTATTATCTTTAAAGGGTTATCGATTTATAAGGATACCTCTGTAGGTACTGTATTTAAATATATCGGTGTAGGAATGTCAGTGGCCTTTTTCCCTTATATTTTCCTATATTTAACACCAGCTTTAACCATTCATGCAAAAATTATTCCCCTGGAAATAGCGGCTCTATTCTTAATCGCTTTACCAGTGACCTTTATGTATTTAGTGACGCGTGAGCGGTTAATCGATATCCATTTTGTGATAGGGCGTCTTCGTTATTATGCGTTAATATCAGCACTGCCCGGTGTATTGATACCTATCATCATTTCAATGATTGTTGAAAAAGATCTGACCATGATTGAACACTTACAAGTCTATCTAACTACACATTTCTTGCTGATTATACTATTGTCAATTAAAGAAATACTTGATTTCCGCTTGCAAAAATTTCTGTTTGTTGCAAGATACAGTTATCAGGAGAGTATGCATAGGATTTCTAAAGAAATGAAGGATCAATCGAATGCTGTTGATCTTATGAAAGTAATGCGTAAAGAAATTGGCAATGTATTAAAGGTGCGGGACATGTATATTTATTCCATCCACAACGAACGTAAGATGTATTGTGTGTATGACCCTATTCCCGCCGATATATTATGTCACTTTGATGACTATTTTCCTAACCGCCACTATGACGTTGGAACAATTCTTGAAACCGATAAAGGCTTTGGAGTGATTGTGGGTTTTACTTTAGATAAAATTACAATGCTTTGGTGCAGGGGAAAAAAAGATTATACTAGCTTAAACCGTGACGAGAAAACATATTTGCAAACCATTGCGCAAAACGCAAACATCGCCATTGAAAATATGAATTTAATTGCTGATTTAGTTAAAGAGCTCCGTACATTAAGAAGTGATCAAACCCATAAATATCCAACCTGGCTATCAAGGTTACTCTTCACTATCGCGGAGAATCAGCGAAAACAGCTATCTATTGATCTCCACGATACGGTTCTACAAGAACAACTCTATCTGTACAGACGAATGGATGATTTAATGAACAAACGAGCGGACTTACCAAAGACTCTGGATGCAGAGCTTTCCATGTATAAGGAGTCCCTTCTAGATAACATCCATTTAATTCGGGAAACGTGCAATGAATTACGTCCGGCGTTTATTGAGGAGATAGGACTCGTTCACTCATTAGAAACCTTAATAGAGCAATATCAGCTGCGATCGAATTTCACGGTCTATTTTACAAGTGAAGGATTTAATGCGAAGCTCGATCAGGAACATGTATTGGCCATCTTCCGAATTATTCAAGAGCTCTTAACCAATGCAATGAAGCATTCAAATGCTAAAATCGTTAAACTTAGTCTTTCCAACAATCATCATCAAGTTATACTTTTATATTCAGATGATGGGAAAGGAATGGATTATTCTTTCCAGCGTGACCTTTTTTCTCATATTGGGCTATCTGGAATCGAACAGCGAGTCAATGGACTGAACGGTTATTTAAAAATAGAGACGGCCCTGGACGAGGGCTTTAAATCAATTATTACTTTTCCCAACAAGGCTACAAAGGAGGTTGAAGTATGA
- the sdhB gene encoding succinate dehydrogenase iron-sulfur subunit, translating into MSENKTITFIITRQDDPDSSPYDETFNIPYRQNMNVISALMEIRRNPVNAEGKETTPVFWEMGCLEEVCGACSMVINGTPRQSCTALVDQLEQPIKLAPMTTFPVNRDLAVDRSRMFDSLKKVKAWVPIDGTYDLGPGPKMPESKRQWAYELSKCMTCGVCLEACPNVNSKSDFIGPAALSQVRLFNSHPTGAMNKSERLQTIMDEEGLMGCGNAQNCVQACPKGIPLTTSIAALNRDTAIESFKSFFGSDQRV; encoded by the coding sequence ATGAGCGAAAATAAAACGATAACGTTTATCATTACGCGTCAAGACGATCCCGACTCTAGTCCTTACGATGAAACGTTTAACATTCCCTATCGCCAAAATATGAATGTCATTTCCGCATTAATGGAAATCCGCAGAAATCCGGTTAACGCTGAGGGGAAAGAAACCACACCCGTTTTTTGGGAGATGGGATGCTTAGAAGAAGTGTGCGGTGCATGTTCCATGGTTATTAACGGAACACCTAGACAATCCTGTACAGCTCTTGTTGATCAATTAGAACAACCTATTAAGTTAGCTCCTATGACAACATTCCCTGTTAACCGAGACTTGGCTGTCGATCGCAGCCGCATGTTCGACTCCTTGAAAAAGGTGAAAGCATGGGTGCCTATTGATGGAACTTACGATCTTGGACCAGGGCCGAAGATGCCTGAAAGCAAACGCCAATGGGCATATGAGTTATCTAAATGTATGACTTGTGGTGTGTGTTTAGAAGCTTGCCCTAACGTAAATAGCAAGTCTGATTTCATTGGACCTGCTGCTTTATCTCAAGTTCGTCTTTTTAATTCTCATCCAACTGGAGCTATGAATAAGAGTGAGCGTTTGCAAACAATCATGGATGAAGAGGGATTAATGGGATGCGGTAATGCCCAAAACTGTGTACAAGCATGCCCTAAAGGAATTCCTTTGACGACTTCCATTGCTGCACTTAACAGAGATACAGCCATTGAATCGTTCAAGAGTTTCTTCGGAAGTGACCAGCGCGTTTAA